A single Xylanimonas cellulosilytica DSM 15894 DNA region contains:
- a CDS encoding aldo/keto reductase, with product MEQQVLGRTGRLVSVVGLGTWQLGADWGDVSDEDSRAVLEAALEAGVTFYDTADVYGDGRSEQAIGAFVKDHPDAGITVATKMGRRVDQVLENYVLANFREWTDRSRQNLGVDTLDLVQLHCPPTPVYSSQEVYDALDTLVEEGVMASYGVSVETVAEALEALKHPGVASIQIILNAFRHKPVEEVLSAASQAGVGIIARVPLASGLLSGRYTKDTTFAESDHRSYNRSGAAFDIGETFSGVDYETGVTAAAEFSALVTGLPGDLTPAQAAIAWVWQQPGVSTVIPGARSPEQARLNAAAGSVPTLGPLFRSDVKELYDRHFREAIHARW from the coding sequence ATGGAACAGCAGGTACTTGGCCGCACCGGCCGGCTCGTCTCGGTCGTGGGCCTGGGCACCTGGCAGCTCGGTGCGGACTGGGGCGACGTCAGCGACGAGGACTCCCGTGCCGTGCTGGAAGCCGCGCTCGAGGCGGGCGTGACGTTCTACGACACCGCCGACGTCTACGGGGACGGCCGCTCGGAGCAGGCCATCGGCGCCTTCGTGAAGGATCACCCGGACGCCGGGATCACCGTGGCCACGAAGATGGGGCGCCGGGTGGACCAGGTGCTGGAGAACTACGTGCTGGCCAACTTCCGCGAGTGGACCGACCGGTCGCGCCAGAACCTCGGCGTCGACACGCTCGACCTGGTGCAGCTGCACTGCCCGCCGACGCCGGTGTACTCCTCGCAGGAGGTGTACGACGCGCTCGACACCCTCGTCGAGGAGGGCGTCATGGCGAGCTACGGCGTGAGCGTCGAGACGGTCGCGGAGGCGCTCGAAGCGCTGAAGCACCCGGGCGTCGCGTCCATCCAGATCATCCTCAACGCGTTCCGGCACAAGCCCGTCGAGGAGGTGCTGTCCGCGGCCTCGCAGGCCGGCGTCGGCATCATCGCGCGCGTGCCGCTGGCCTCGGGCCTGCTGTCCGGCCGCTATACGAAGGACACGACGTTCGCCGAGTCGGACCACCGCAGCTACAACCGCAGCGGCGCGGCCTTCGACATCGGCGAGACGTTCTCCGGCGTCGACTACGAGACCGGCGTGACGGCCGCCGCCGAGTTCTCCGCGCTCGTCACCGGGCTGCCCGGGGACCTCACCCCGGCCCAGGCCGCGATCGCGTGGGTCTGGCAGCAGCCCGGCGTCTCGACGGTCATCCCGGGCGCACGCAGCCCCGAGCAGGCCCGCCTCAACGCGGCGGCCGGCTCGGTGCCCACCCTCGGACCGCTCTTCCGGTCCGACGTCAAGGAGCTGTACGACCGCCACTTCCGCGAGGCGATCCACGCCCGCTGGTGA
- a CDS encoding aldose 1-epimerase family protein — MTTSAVPAPPPVSGTQYVIAHGEHRAVVAEVGAMVREYGVGGRDVFVPFGEDEVAPVFNGAVLLPWPNRLADGAYTVDGVTYEVAHTEPDRSNALHGLACWVRWTLVERSDDAVTLELALAPQKGWPFQLVTQVRYALSDAGLEVTVTTRNVGAGTAPYGIGFHPWLSAGGATLDECTVRLDATTHVTVDDRLLPTGTEPVAGPYDLREERSLAGLDLDDAWLDVTRDEQGLSWCRLGRPDGRTAAVWMDGSMDTWQVCSANHIPHFRRGGLAAEPMSCVADAFNTGERLVRLAPGDEHTVRWGATLL; from the coding sequence GTGACCACCAGCGCCGTCCCTGCTCCGCCGCCCGTCTCCGGCACCCAGTACGTCATCGCTCACGGCGAGCACCGCGCCGTCGTCGCCGAGGTCGGCGCGATGGTCCGCGAGTACGGCGTCGGCGGACGCGACGTGTTCGTCCCGTTCGGCGAGGACGAGGTGGCCCCCGTCTTCAACGGTGCCGTGCTGCTGCCCTGGCCCAACCGCCTCGCCGACGGCGCCTACACGGTCGACGGCGTGACGTACGAGGTGGCGCACACCGAGCCCGACCGGTCCAACGCGCTGCACGGGCTCGCGTGCTGGGTCCGCTGGACCCTCGTCGAGCGGTCCGACGACGCCGTGACGCTCGAGCTCGCCCTGGCGCCGCAGAAGGGCTGGCCGTTCCAGCTCGTGACGCAGGTGCGGTATGCGCTGTCCGACGCCGGGCTGGAGGTGACGGTCACCACCCGCAACGTCGGTGCGGGCACCGCCCCCTACGGCATCGGGTTCCACCCGTGGCTGTCGGCCGGTGGGGCGACGCTCGACGAGTGCACCGTCCGGCTCGACGCGACCACCCATGTCACCGTCGACGACCGCCTGCTGCCGACGGGCACCGAGCCCGTCGCCGGCCCGTACGACCTGCGCGAGGAGCGTTCCCTGGCCGGCCTCGACCTCGACGACGCCTGGCTGGACGTCACGCGTGACGAGCAGGGCCTGTCGTGGTGCCGCCTGGGCCGCCCGGACGGCCGCACCGCCGCCGTCTGGATGGACGGGTCGATGGACACCTGGCAGGTGTGCTCGGCGAACCACATCCCGCACTTCCGGCGCGGCGGCCTCGCGGCCGAGCCGATGAGCTGCGTCGCGGACGCCTTCAACACCGGCGAGCGCCTGGTTCGCCTGGCCCCGGGCGACGAGCACACGGTGCGCTGGGGCGCCACGCTGCTCTGA
- a CDS encoding GDSL-type esterase/lipase family protein: protein MTERETRICVVGDELSVGVGDPRALGWVGRVMARSRFERPAMHFTLAVPGETTSGLGARWEAETVPRFGRETENRLVIALGRHDVTAGLSIARSRLNLANILDVAASAQVQCFVVGPPPGNPVDGAAIEDLSDAFADVASRRRVPYVDTYTPLAQHEQWLADLAQNGSLYPGQAGYGLMAWLVLHTGWHAWLGLPDQQSAG from the coding sequence GTGACGGAACGCGAGACACGCATCTGCGTCGTCGGGGACGAGCTGAGCGTGGGTGTCGGTGACCCGCGCGCCCTCGGGTGGGTGGGCCGCGTCATGGCCCGGTCGCGCTTCGAGCGGCCCGCGATGCACTTCACGCTCGCGGTGCCGGGCGAGACGACGTCGGGCCTCGGGGCGCGATGGGAGGCCGAGACGGTCCCCCGGTTCGGGCGGGAGACCGAGAACCGGCTGGTGATAGCGCTCGGCCGGCACGACGTCACGGCGGGGCTGTCGATCGCCCGCTCCCGTCTCAACCTCGCCAACATCCTCGACGTCGCCGCGAGCGCCCAGGTGCAGTGCTTCGTCGTCGGGCCGCCGCCGGGGAACCCGGTCGACGGCGCGGCCATCGAGGACCTCTCGGACGCCTTCGCCGACGTCGCCTCGCGGCGTCGGGTGCCGTACGTGGACACGTACACGCCGCTGGCGCAGCACGAGCAGTGGCTGGCCGACCTCGCACAGAACGGGTCCCTGTACCCGGGCCAGGCCGGCTACGGCCTCATGGCCTGGCTGGTGCTGCACACGGGCTGGCACGCCTGGCTGGGCCTCCCCGACCAACAGTCCGCGGGCTGA
- a CDS encoding 50S ribosomal protein bL37, protein MSKRGRKRRSRKGNGANHGKRPNA, encoded by the coding sequence ATGAGCAAGCGCGGTCGTAAGCGTCGGTCCCGTAAGGGCAACGGCGCCAACCACGGCAAGCGTCCTAACGCCTGA
- the rsrA gene encoding mycothiol system anti-sigma-R factor gives MSEPIPHDVTGEGECEHALVHLYEYLDSEMTPADEQRMRDHLAHCTPCLAELSAEELVKQLVKRSCAERAPEALRLRIHTQLTVMTTR, from the coding sequence GTGAGCGAGCCGATCCCGCACGACGTCACCGGCGAGGGCGAGTGCGAGCACGCCCTGGTGCACCTGTACGAGTACCTCGACTCGGAGATGACCCCGGCCGACGAGCAGCGCATGCGCGACCACCTCGCGCACTGCACGCCCTGCCTGGCCGAGCTCAGCGCCGAGGAGCTGGTCAAGCAGCTCGTGAAGCGCTCCTGCGCCGAGCGCGCGCCCGAGGCGCTGCGCCTGCGCATCCACACGCAGCTCACGGTGATGACCACCCGCTGA
- a CDS encoding sigma-70 family RNA polymerase sigma factor, translated as MNAALVEDVPLFALPSHVDGVTKAAPPAGAWPVTAIGQGLGSAPMSEDPTGLPADDVAAADDDGTARAPQHEDPAARAARFERDALQHLDQLYSAALRMTRNPADAEDLVQETFAKAFAAFHQYRPGTNLKAWLYRILTNTFINTYRKKQREPQQSQAEDVEDWQIARAASHTSQGLRSAEVEALDHLPDSDVKRALAALPEDRRMVVYYADVEGFPYKEIAEIMGTPIGTVMSRLHRGRKQLRDLLADYAVERGLVPASDPVQAHGGSK; from the coding sequence ATGAACGCCGCCCTGGTCGAGGACGTGCCGCTGTTCGCGCTCCCGTCGCACGTCGACGGCGTCACCAAGGCGGCCCCGCCCGCGGGCGCCTGGCCCGTCACGGCGATCGGTCAGGGACTAGGCTCGGCCCCGATGAGCGAGGATCCCACGGGCCTGCCCGCCGATGACGTTGCCGCCGCCGACGACGACGGGACCGCCCGCGCCCCGCAGCACGAGGACCCGGCCGCCCGCGCCGCCCGCTTCGAGCGCGACGCGCTGCAGCACCTCGACCAGCTCTACTCCGCCGCGCTGCGCATGACGCGCAACCCCGCGGACGCCGAGGACCTGGTGCAGGAGACCTTCGCGAAGGCGTTCGCCGCGTTCCACCAGTACCGGCCGGGCACCAACCTCAAGGCGTGGCTGTACCGCATCCTCACCAACACGTTCATCAACACGTACCGCAAGAAGCAGCGCGAACCGCAGCAGTCCCAGGCCGAGGACGTCGAGGACTGGCAGATCGCCCGCGCGGCGTCGCACACCTCGCAGGGCCTGCGCTCCGCCGAGGTCGAGGCGCTGGACCACCTGCCGGACTCCGACGTGAAGCGCGCCCTGGCGGCGTTGCCCGAAGACCGCCGCATGGTCGTCTACTACGCCGACGTCGAAGGTTTTCCCTACAAGGAGATCGCCGAGATCATGGGCACCCCGATCGGGACGGTGATGTCCCGGTTGCACCGCGGGCGCAAGCAGCTCCGCGACCTGCTCGCCGACTACGCGGTGGAGCGGGGCCTGGTCCCGGCGAGCGACCCGGTGCAAGCGCACGGAGGTTCCAAGTGA
- a CDS encoding DoxX family membrane protein: MLLRRVARPLLAAPFVFDGVQAALHPAEHVAAARGLTDQVTDRVGVKRLTDQQLTLAVRAHGGLTAALGVALAAGFFPRLASLNLAALTVPLAVVHQPFAAKGAERTEKTGRFVRAAGYVGAALIAGVDTEGRPGVSWRVGQARKKAVAKVESVRENH, from the coding sequence ATGCTGCTGCGTCGCGTCGCCCGTCCCCTGCTGGCCGCACCCTTCGTGTTCGACGGCGTGCAGGCGGCCCTGCATCCTGCCGAGCACGTCGCGGCGGCGCGCGGGCTGACCGACCAGGTCACCGACCGCGTCGGGGTCAAGCGGCTGACCGACCAGCAGCTCACCCTCGCGGTGCGCGCGCACGGCGGGCTGACGGCGGCGCTCGGCGTCGCGCTGGCGGCCGGGTTCTTCCCGCGCCTCGCGTCGCTGAACCTGGCCGCCCTGACCGTGCCCCTCGCCGTCGTGCACCAGCCGTTCGCGGCGAAGGGTGCCGAACGCACGGAGAAGACCGGGCGGTTCGTCCGCGCGGCCGGGTACGTCGGGGCCGCGCTCATCGCCGGGGTCGACACCGAGGGCAGGCCCGGGGTGTCGTGGCGGGTGGGCCAGGCGCGCAAGAAGGCGGTGGCCAAGGTCGAGTCGGTGCGGGAGAACCACTGA
- the aroA gene encoding 3-phosphoshikimate 1-carboxyvinyltransferase, whose protein sequence is MTSPSPADLAAASAWEAPLASGPLDASVEIPGSKSLTNRLLVLAALADGPGVLRGALRSRDADLMIGALRSLGVRIEEGDAPSTLHVTPGPLTGDVDIDCGLAGTVMRFLPPVAALAAGPVRFDGDPHARVRPMRPVLAALAALGVEITRTDDAGPDDAGRAGPPSHLPFTVGGRGGLRGGQVDVDASASSQFVSGLLLAAARFDEGLSLRHIGTTLPSVPHIEMTVATLREVGVVVDDSRDGIWVVEPGPIAARDVRVEPDLSNAAPFLAAALVAGGSVSVPGWPTTTTQPGALVPGLLERMGGTASLSDGVLTVTGDGTIHGIDVDLHAAGELAPTFAALAALADSPSRLRGIAHLRGHETDRLAALATEITRLGGQAEETRDGLVITPRPLHGGLWHTYADHRMATSGALLALATPDVLVEDVETTAKTLPDFTSLWQAIL, encoded by the coding sequence ATGACGTCGCCCTCCCCCGCCGATCTCGCCGCCGCCTCCGCCTGGGAGGCGCCGCTCGCCTCCGGACCGCTGGACGCGAGCGTCGAGATCCCCGGGTCGAAGTCGCTGACCAACCGCCTGCTCGTGCTCGCCGCCCTCGCGGACGGCCCGGGCGTGCTGCGCGGGGCGTTGCGCTCGCGCGACGCGGACCTCATGATCGGGGCGCTGCGCTCGCTCGGCGTGCGGATCGAGGAGGGCGACGCCCCCTCGACCCTCCATGTGACCCCCGGCCCGCTGACCGGCGACGTCGACATCGACTGCGGCCTGGCCGGCACCGTGATGCGCTTCCTGCCGCCCGTCGCGGCCCTGGCCGCGGGCCCGGTCCGGTTCGACGGCGACCCGCACGCCCGCGTCCGGCCCATGCGGCCCGTGCTCGCGGCGCTGGCCGCCCTCGGCGTGGAGATCACGAGGACCGACGACGCAGGGCCCGACGACGCAGGGCGTGCCGGGCCGCCGTCTCACCTGCCGTTCACGGTCGGCGGCCGAGGCGGGCTGCGCGGCGGGCAGGTCGACGTCGATGCCTCGGCGTCGTCGCAGTTCGTCTCGGGTCTGCTGCTGGCGGCCGCCCGGTTCGACGAAGGGCTCTCGCTGCGGCACATCGGCACCACGCTGCCGAGCGTGCCCCACATCGAGATGACGGTGGCCACGCTGCGCGAGGTCGGCGTCGTCGTCGACGACTCCCGCGACGGCATCTGGGTGGTGGAGCCGGGTCCGATCGCCGCGCGCGACGTGCGCGTCGAGCCAGACCTGTCCAACGCCGCCCCGTTCCTGGCCGCCGCGCTGGTGGCGGGCGGCTCGGTGTCCGTGCCGGGGTGGCCGACGACGACGACGCAGCCGGGGGCGCTCGTCCCGGGCCTGCTCGAGCGCATGGGCGGGACGGCGTCGCTGTCCGACGGCGTCCTGACCGTGACCGGCGACGGCACGATCCACGGCATCGACGTGGACCTGCACGCCGCGGGCGAGCTCGCGCCGACCTTCGCCGCCCTCGCGGCCCTGGCCGACTCCCCCAGCCGTCTGCGCGGGATCGCGCACCTGCGCGGGCACGAGACCGACCGCCTGGCGGCCCTCGCCACCGAGATCACGCGGCTGGGCGGGCAGGCGGAGGAGACCCGGGACGGCCTGGTCATCACCCCGCGCCCGCTGCACGGCGGCCTCTGGCACACCTACGCCGACCACCGCATGGCCACGTCAGGAGCCCTCCTGGCCCTGGCGACCCCGGACGTCCTCGTCGAGGACGTCGAGACCACCGCCAAGACGCTCCCGGACTTCACCTCCCTCTGGCAGGCGATCCTCTGA